A region of Anolis sagrei isolate rAnoSag1 chromosome 2, rAnoSag1.mat, whole genome shotgun sequence DNA encodes the following proteins:
- the PPARG gene encoding peroxisome proliferator-activated receptor gamma, whose product MVDTEMPFWPMNFGISPVDLSAMDEHSHSFDIKPFTTVDFSSLSSPHYEDLALARTDQMAIDYKYDVKFQECQNAIKLEPPSPPYFSEKVQMYNKSHEDTSSSLMAIECRVCGDKASGFHYGVHACEGCKGFFRRTIRLKLIYDRCDLNCRIHKKSRNKCQYCRFQKCLAVGMSHNAIRFGRMPQAEKEKLLAEISSDIDQLNPESADLRSLAKLLYDSYIKSFPLTKAKARAILTGKTTDKSPFVIYDMNSLMMGEDQIKCKHLAPMQEQNKEVAIRIFQRCQFRSVEAVQEITEFAKSIPGFVSLDLNDQVTLLKYGVHEIIYTLLASMMNKDGVLISDGQGFMTREFLKSLRKPFCDFMEPKFEFAVKFNALELDDSDLAIFIAVIILSGDRPGLLNVKPIEDIQDNLLQALELQLKLNHPESSQLFAKLLQKMTDLRQIVTEHVQLLQIIKKTETDMSLHPLLQEIYKDLY is encoded by the exons ATGGTTGACACAGAAATGCCGTTTTGGCCCATGAACTTTGGAATTAGCCCTGTCGACCTTTCTGCAATGGATGAACATTCACATTCCTTCGACATAAAGCCCTTCACGACAGTTGATTTTTCCAGCCTTTCTTCGCCACATTATGAAGACCTTGCTCTGGCAAGAACCGACCAAATGGCCATTGACTACAAATATGATGTGAAATTTCAAGAATGCCAAA ATGCAATCAAGCTAGAGCCTCCATCTCCACCATACTTCTCAGAAAAAGTTCAAATGTACAATAAATCTCATGAAGACACCTCCAGTTCTCTAATGGCCATTGAATGCAGAGTGTGTGGGGACAAAGCTTCTGGATTTCATTATGGAGTTCATGCATGTGAAGGCTGCAAG GGCTTCTTTCGTAGAACAATTCGGTTAAAGTTAATCTATGATCGATGTGATCTCAACTGTCGTATTCATAAGAAAAGCAGAAATAAATGTCAATACTGCAGATTCCAGAAATGCCTTGCAGTTGGAATGTCACACAATG ctatCAGGTTTGGGAGGATGCCACAAGCAGAGAAGGAGAAGCTCTTGGCAGAGATTTCAAGTGACATCGACCAGCTAAACCCCGAGTCAGCTGATCTGCGATCCCTCGCCAAGCTCTTGTATGATTCATACATCAAATCGTTCCCTCTAACCAAAGCCAAGGCAAGGGCCATCTTGACAGGAAAGACAACAGACAAATCC CCATTTGTAATCTATGATATGAATTCCTTAATGATGGGAGAAGATCAGATCAAGTGCAAACATTTGGCCCCAATGCAAGAGCAGAACAAAGAGGTGGCCATCCGTATCTTTCAACGCTGTCAGTTTCGCTCAGTAGAAGCAGTTCAGGAGATCACAGAATTTGCCAAAAGCATTCCAGGCTTTGTGAGTTTGGACCTGAATGACCAAGTAACCCTCCTGAAATACGGTGTCCATGAGATCATCTACACACTCCTGGCCTCCATGATGAATAAAGACGGTGTTCTCATATCTGATGGACAAGGATTCATGACTCGGGAGTTCCTCAAGAGCCTCCGGAAACCTTTTTGTGACTTTATGGAGCCCAAGTTTGAGTTTGCAGTCAAGTTCAATGCACTGGAATTAGACGACAGTGATCTGGCAATATTTATAGCTGTCATTATTCTCAGTGGAG ATCGCCCTGGATTACTCAATGTGAAGCCCATCGAAGATATTCAAGACAATTTGTTGCAAGCTTTGGAACTCCAGTTAAAGCTGAATCACCCTGAGTCATCACAGCTGTTTGCAAAATTGTTGCAGAAAATGACAGATCTCCGGCAGATTGTAACGGAGCATGTGCAGCTGTTGCAGATCATAAAGAAAACGGAGACAGATATGAGCCTTCACCCACTCCTACAAGAAATTTATAAGGACTTGTATTAA